The following is a genomic window from Motilibacter rhizosphaerae.
AAGTCGCTCTTCGCCAGCGGCACGAACTGCGGGTTGCCCTGGCCGAGCCCGGTGCCGAGGATGCCGCCGGCGCCGAAGCCGTAGAGCCCCTGGGTCAGCTGGTAGCCGCGCCCCGCCGCGTCGGCGAACGGGTGCAGCCAGGTGTCGACGCGCACCTGGACGTGGCCGAAGGCGCCGTACGCGAGGTAGCCGCCGAGCGCCAGCAGCAGCCCGCCGAGCAGCAGCCAGGAGCGGCGCTGCGTCGCGACGTAGAGCAGCATGACGAACGAGCCGAAGAACAGCACCGACGTGCCGAGGTCGTTCTCGAGCACGAGGATCGCGAGGCAGGCCACCCAGACGAGGAGCAGCGGGCCGAGGTCGCGGGCGCGCGGGAGGTCGACCCCGAGGAACCGGCGCCCGGCCAGGGCCAGCACGTCGCGCTTCACCACGAGGTAACCCGCGAAGAACAGCATGAGGACGACCTTCGCCGCCTCGCCCGGCTGGAACGAGAAGCCGGCTGCCCGGATCCAGATGCGCGAGCCGTTGACGTCGCGGCCGATCCCGGGGACGAGCGGCAGCAGCAGCAGCGCGATGCCCGCGACCATCGAGGTGTAGGTCCAGCGCTGCAGCGTGCGGTGGTCGCGCACGACGAGCAGCACGACGACGAACAGCGCGACCCCGAGCGTCATCCAGGTCAGCTGCGCGAGCGCGTCGCCGCTCAGCAGCGCGTCGTCCGCCGTGCTGCCGTGCGCGCTCGCCAGGTCGAGCCGGTGGATCATCGCGAGGCCGAGCCCGTTGAGCAGCCCCACGACCGGCAGCAGCACCGGGTCGGCGTAGCGGGCGGTGCGGCGGACGACCACGTGCGCGACGAGCAGCAGGCCGCCGAGGAACGCGCCGTAGGTCCCGAGGTTGGGGGGGACGCGGCCGCTGACCGCGAGGCCCACCGCGGCGTACGCGCCGACGAAGACCGCGCCGCCCAGCACGAGGAGCAGCAGCTCGGCCCCGCGGCGGGAGGAGGTGACCGCGGGCGTGAGCGTCGTGGCGCTCACCGGCGGGCCGCCGTGGCTCGGGCGGTGGAGCGCGCCGTCGCCCTCGCGGTCGCGCGCAGCGTCGCCGGGGTGCTGCGGGGGGCCGCGCTCGCCGTGGCCGTCCCCCGCGGGGTCGGCACCGCTGCCGCGCTCGCGCCGCTCGGGGCCACCGCGCCCGCCGTCGGGGCCGGCGACCCGGTGGTGCCGCTGTCGGGGAGCTCCTCGCGGCACGCGGGCGAGGTGGGGTCGGTCTTGCACTGCGCCACCTGCTGGGCCAGCGCGCCGATCCGCTGGTGGGCGTCGGCCAGGCTGTCGACGGTGATGCCGTCGGCCAGCTGGTCGCGGGTGTACGCCGGCAGGTCGCCGAGCGCGATCCCCTCGCGGGAGACCACGCGGGAGAGCGAGAGCCCGGCGAGCGACTGCGGGAGCCCGCGGTAGATCGCGACCTGCCCCTGGCTGGTGCCGACGTAGTACTGCCGCTGCGACCAGCTCCACGCCGCCCAGGACCCGCCCGCGAGGGCGAGCAGGAGGGCGACCAGGACGACGAGCGGCCAGCGGGAGGGCCGGCCGCGCGGCGGCTCGTCGTCCTCCTCCTCGTCCGCGCGCGCCGGGCGCAGGGCCGCGGCCCGGCCGGCGGAGGACCCGCTCGGCCCGTCCCCGCGGCGCGCCACCCGGTCCTCGGCCACCGCGCCGACGACCTGCGGCACCTGCGAGGGGCTCGCGTCGGTGTCGACGACGTCGGCCACGATCACGGTGATGTTGTCGGGGCCTCCCCCGCGCAGGGCGTACTGCACGAGCGCGCGGCAGGCCGCGTCCGGGTCGGGGACGCTCGCCAGGACGTCGGCCAGGGTGTCGTGCGAGACCACGCTGGACAGCCCGTCGCTGCAGAGCAGGTACCGGTCGCCGGCGCGGGCCTCACGCACGGAGAGGTCGGGGTCGACCTCGTCGTGGCCCATGAGCGCGCGGGTGATGAGCGAGCGCTGCGGGTGGGAGTCGGCCTCCTCGCGCGTGATGCGCCCCTCGTCGACGAGCGTCTGGACGAACGTGTGGTCGTGGGTGATCTGGTCGAACGCCCCGTCGCGCAGGAGGTAGGCGCGGGAGTCGCCGATGTGGACGACGGCCAGCCGGGAGCCGGCCCGCAGCAGCGCGGTCAGCGTGGTCCCCATGCCGACGAGGCTCGGGTCGCCGAGCACGATCGCGGCGATCTGCTCGTTGGCCTGGTCGACCGCGCCGCGCAGCAGCCCGAGCAGGTCCGAGCCGGGCGCGTCCTCGTCCAGCGCGGACATCGTCGCGACGGCCACGGAGCTCGCCACCTCGCCGGCGACGTGCCCGCCCATGCCGTCGGCCACGACGAGCAGCCGCGGACCGGCGTAGCCGGAGTCCTCGTTGCCGTCGCGCAGCAGCCCGACGTCGGAGCGCGCGGCGTAGCGCAGAGCGGTCGCCATGGGGGTCGCCGGCCTACTTGCGCAGCTCGACGACGGTGGCCCCGACGCGCACGGGGACCCCGGGGCGCACCGCCGTGGGCTCGGCGACGCGCGCGCGCTCCACCCAGGTGCCGTTGGTGGAGCCGAGGTCCTCGACGTACCACGTCCCGTCGTCGCCGAAGAAGCGCGCGTGGTGGCTCGAGGCGTACTCGTCGGCGAGCACGATGGTGTTGCCGGCGGCGCGCCCGAGGGTGATCGGCGCGTCCTCGAGCGGGACGGTCGTGCCCGCGAGCGGACCCTCGGTGACGACGAGCAGGCTGGGGGCGCCGCGCCTGCGGCGGGGCCGTGCCGGGCGCTCCTCGCGAGCGGGGGCGGGCGCCGGACGGGCCGCCGCGCCACCCCGCCCGCGGGAGGCGAGCCGGGTGCCGAACAGGTCGGAGCGCATCACCGAGACCGTGGTGAGGACGAACAGCCACAGGACGGCCAGGAAGCCGAGCTTGATGACGCCGAGGGTGAGGCCGGAGAGCTCCTGCACGCCTAGCCGCCCTCCCCGCCGCGCTCGCTCACCGCAGCCCCGGGATGAACGACTCGCCGCCGGGCCGGACGGGGCCGGAGCCCCTGCCGTCCCTGCCGCCGCCGTCGTCGTAGCGGTCCTCGCGGTCCCGGCCGCCGCGGTAGGTCACGGTCGTGCGTCCCAGCACGAAGGCGGTGCCGTCGACCAGCTCGAGCTCGCGGACGCGCTGGCCCTCGACGAGCGTGCCGTTGGTCGACCCCAGGTCGACGAGGCGGGCGCGCTCGCCCGCGACCTGGATCTGCACGTGGCGCCGGGAGACGCCGGGGTCCTCGAGCCGGACGTCGGCCTCGGAGCCGCGCCCCACGACGGTGACCGCCTTGACGAGGGGGTGGCGCACCCCCGCGACGTCGAGCCAGGGCTGCGCGAGGACCGGGCGCGGTGCGGCGAAGACCGCCGTGGCCTCCGGCGGGACGGGAGCGCGCAGCTGCGGGGCGGGCGGCGGGAGGACCGGCGCGGCCGGCCGCGCCACCGGAGGGGCGGGTGCGGGCGGCGGCGCGAGCGGTGGGGCCGGCGCCGCGTGGGCGTCGGCCGCGCTGCGCACGCGGAACACGCCCGTCTCGAGGTCGTCGTGGCGCTCGAGGACCACCTGGAGCGGTCCGGCCGGGAGGTAGCCCTGCGCCGCCGCGTGCTCGGCGAGGATCTCCACGAGCTCCCCGGACAGCGGCTCCTCCCAGGGGAGCAGCCGCTCGTGGTCGTGCGGGCCGAGCTCGACGACGTAGGAGTTCGGCACCATGCTGCGCTCGCGGGAGACGACCTGGACCCGGTCGTCGGCCTCCCGGCGCAGGGCCGCCGCGATCTCGACCGGCTGCACCTCGGACTTGAAGGTGCGGGCGAAGACGCGGTTGACGAGCCCCTCGACGCGGCGCTCGAAGCGCTGCATGCCGCTCACCCCGTCTCCCCTCGTCGGTGCCGCCAGCGGTCCTCCTCGCGCCGCCCTGATCGTAACGCCCGGCGCTCGGCCGGTGTCCCCGTCGAGGGCTGGTACCCTTGTCCGGCGCTCCTAGCCCCGGCTCGGAGCACGGGCAAGTGGCGGAATGGCAGACGCGCTGGCTTCAGGTGCCAGTGTCCGCAAGGACGTGGGGGTTCAAGTCCCCCCTTGCCCACCAGCACGAGACGGCCCGGTCCTCCTCGAGGACCGGGCCGTCCTGCGTCTGTGCAACCCTTGGCACTGCTGTTGCCGAATCGTGATCACCGGTCCTCCGAAAGCGGTTGCGGGTCGCGAGGAGAGCGCTCTACGGTCGGCGTGCGCTGCTCGTGCTACCGATTGCACGGCGGGACCGTGCACGGGAGGAGGACGACGTGGCGACGCTGGCCGACGTCGCGCGCCTCAGCGCGACCTCCCGCTCCACCGCGTCCCGCGCGCTGAAGAACGACCCGCGCATCAGCGCCGCCACCGCCGAGCGCGTCCGGCTCGTGGCCGCGGCCCTGCACTACCAGCCGAACCTCGCCGCGCGGTCGTTGACGACGGGGCGCTCGGGGATCCTCGGGCTCGTGCTGCCGACGACGGCGCTCACCGGCGACCCGTACGGCGCCCAGCTCGTCAACGCCGTCACGACCGGTGCCATGGACCGCGACCGCGGCGTCATGCTCTGGCTCTCCCACGACCGGCCCGGCGGCGCCGTCTCCGAGCTGCTCTCCGGCAGCATCATCGACGGCCTCGTCATCTCGATCATCGCGCTCGGCGACGCGTGGGTGCAGTCGCTGCTCGAGGGCCCGGTGCCCGTCGTGCTGGTCGGCCGGCCCCCGCAGGCCGAGGCGGAGGAGGCCCTGTCCTGGGTCGCCGTCGACAACGCCGGCGGCACCGCAGCGCTCCTCGCGCACCTGCGCGAGGAGGGCTACGAGCGCATCGCCACCATCCGCGGGCCCGTCGGGAACACCGACGCCGACGAGCGGCACGCGGCGTACGTCGCGGCGCTCGGCGGGGAGGCGGCCGTCGACGCCAACCTCGTGGCGGTCGGCGACTTCGGCTACGAGAGCGGCTACGCCGCGGCGCAGCGCCTGCTCGCCCGCCGCCCCGACTGCATTGTCGCGGCCAACGACCACGCGGCCCTCGGCGCCGTCGACGCCATCACCGACGCGGGGCTCTCCATCCCCGGTGACGTCGCGGTCGCGGGGTGGGACGACGTGGCCTCGCTGCGCCGGCGCGGGGTCGAGCTCACGACCGTGCGCCAGGACGTCGAGGCCGTCGGTCGCGAGGCGGTGGCGATCCTGCTCGAGCTGCTCGACGGGGACGCCGAGGGCCCGGTGCGGCGGGTGCTGCCCACCGAGCTCGTCGTCCGCGAGAGCACGCGGCGCCCCGCCGGGGGACCGATGAGCAGCGCCTAGCGCGCTGCCCCCAGTCGTGCCCCGGGAGCAGACGTCCCCCTGCTCCCGGGGCGCACCCAGCCAGCCGGCCCTCCGCGCCGGCCCGTGCCCGTCCGTGCCCCACCCGTGCCCCACCCGTGCCCCTGAGGAAGCAGACCCGCCATGCCGCAGCCCGTCCTGCCCGCCGAGTTCGTCTGGGGCGCCGCCACCGCGGCGTACCAGGTCGAGGGAGCCGTCGCGGAGGACGGCCGCACGCCCTCGATCTGGGACACGTTCTCCCACACGCCGGGGAAGGTCGACGGCGGCGACACCGGCGACGTCGCGTGCGACTCGTACCACCGCTGGCCCGACGACCTCGCCGCGCTGCGCGCGCTCGGGGTGGGCGCGTACCGCTTCTCGGTGGCGTGGCCGCGGATCCAGCCGCAGCCGGGCGGCGCGCTCAACCCCGCCGGCCTCGCGTACTACGACCGCATGGTCGACGACCTGCTCGCCACGGGGATCCGCCCGATGGTGACGCTGTACCACTGG
Proteins encoded in this region:
- a CDS encoding FtsW/RodA/SpoVE family cell cycle protein, whose protein sequence is MSATTLTPAVTSSRRGAELLLLVLGGAVFVGAYAAVGLAVSGRVPPNLGTYGAFLGGLLLVAHVVVRRTARYADPVLLPVVGLLNGLGLAMIHRLDLASAHGSTADDALLSGDALAQLTWMTLGVALFVVVLLVVRDHRTLQRWTYTSMVAGIALLLLPLVPGIGRDVNGSRIWIRAAGFSFQPGEAAKVVLMLFFAGYLVVKRDVLALAGRRFLGVDLPRARDLGPLLLVWVACLAILVLENDLGTSVLFFGSFVMLLYVATQRRSWLLLGGLLLALGGYLAYGAFGHVQVRVDTWLHPFADAAGRGYQLTQGLYGFGAGGILGTGLGQGNPQFVPLAKSDFIVASFGEELGLTGLMAILLLYGILVERGLRTAIACRDAFGKLLAAGLSFILGIQVFVVVGGVTRLIPLTGLTTPFLSYGGSSLVVNWMIVALLLRMSDAARRPAPAASVPSTSAHRVAA
- a CDS encoding Stp1/IreP family PP2C-type Ser/Thr phosphatase — encoded protein: MATALRYAARSDVGLLRDGNEDSGYAGPRLLVVADGMGGHVAGEVASSVAVATMSALDEDAPGSDLLGLLRGAVDQANEQIAAIVLGDPSLVGMGTTLTALLRAGSRLAVVHIGDSRAYLLRDGAFDQITHDHTFVQTLVDEGRITREEADSHPQRSLITRALMGHDEVDPDLSVREARAGDRYLLCSDGLSSVVSHDTLADVLASVPDPDAACRALVQYALRGGGPDNITVIVADVVDTDASPSQVPQVVGAVAEDRVARRGDGPSGSSAGRAAALRPARADEEEDDEPPRGRPSRWPLVVLVALLLALAGGSWAAWSWSQRQYYVGTSQGQVAIYRGLPQSLAGLSLSRVVSREGIALGDLPAYTRDQLADGITVDSLADAHQRIGALAQQVAQCKTDPTSPACREELPDSGTTGSPAPTAGAVAPSGASAAAVPTPRGTATASAAPRSTPATLRATARATARSTARATAARR
- a CDS encoding FHA domain-containing protein FhaB/FipA, whose translation is MQELSGLTLGVIKLGFLAVLWLFVLTTVSVMRSDLFGTRLASRGRGGAAARPAPAPAREERPARPRRRRGAPSLLVVTEGPLAGTTVPLEDAPITLGRAAGNTIVLADEYASSHHARFFGDDGTWYVEDLGSTNGTWVERARVAEPTAVRPGVPVRVGATVVELRK
- a CDS encoding FhaA domain-containing protein, which translates into the protein MQRFERRVEGLVNRVFARTFKSEVQPVEIAAALRREADDRVQVVSRERSMVPNSYVVELGPHDHERLLPWEEPLSGELVEILAEHAAAQGYLPAGPLQVVLERHDDLETGVFRVRSAADAHAAPAPPLAPPPAPAPPVARPAAPVLPPPAPQLRAPVPPEATAVFAAPRPVLAQPWLDVAGVRHPLVKAVTVVGRGSEADVRLEDPGVSRRHVQIQVAGERARLVDLGSTNGTLVEGQRVRELELVDGTAFVLGRTTVTYRGGRDREDRYDDGGGRDGRGSGPVRPGGESFIPGLR
- a CDS encoding LacI family DNA-binding transcriptional regulator, with amino-acid sequence MATLADVARLSATSRSTASRALKNDPRISAATAERVRLVAAALHYQPNLAARSLTTGRSGILGLVLPTTALTGDPYGAQLVNAVTTGAMDRDRGVMLWLSHDRPGGAVSELLSGSIIDGLVISIIALGDAWVQSLLEGPVPVVLVGRPPQAEAEEALSWVAVDNAGGTAALLAHLREEGYERIATIRGPVGNTDADERHAAYVAALGGEAAVDANLVAVGDFGYESGYAAAQRLLARRPDCIVAANDHAALGAVDAITDAGLSIPGDVAVAGWDDVASLRRRGVELTTVRQDVEAVGREAVAILLELLDGDAEGPVRRVLPTELVVRESTRRPAGGPMSSA